The nucleotide window TCTGATGCATActctgttttttattgcttgATTGTTCTATTCAGCATTGACCATTGAATAGGCAGCCATGTTACATTGACTGAGCTTTTTTGAATGCATTAAGATCAAATGTGTGTGCTACATGTCCTTTAGCATTCTCCTCCAGCCATTAGTGTTCAGTGAGGCAGTTACTGGAATGTACCTCTGGGGATGATGAGACTATTTCCTGAAGCTCTACAATATAGAACACCTACCACAGGTTTTGCTTGTTCAGTTTGCGTGACTTGGCCTAGATTATTCTGGTGGTTTCATTTGATATGAATAATTTTAATGTCAGTCTTATTCCTACTGAAATATGCAGCATAAATAATCACTACATCTTTTGTACTCTAGTTTTTTGTGAGATAAAACATCTTCTGATATCTGAAGCATTTTAATCCTTTGCCAGACTTATTCAATGGCCACCTGCAGTGTGTAACTGGTACATTAAATGATTGCACTACGTCTAGTTAAAAAGCCCAGCAGTAACACTTGAAAATGGTTGGGTTGTTTGTAGATGACGTGTTATCTGGCCAGTAGCAGCACTTTAAAtgactgtactgtgtgtatCTGATACATTACTTGGCTAGTAGCCGAGTCTCGTCTTTTGTCAGAAAAGGTCCTGGGGTGTTGTGGGAGGCTATGGTGTTCAAGGAGCTGCAGGGCAGGGTTGGGGGTTGTACACAAGCAAAATATTCCCCTTCCTCCTCGTCTTTGTATTCACACAGAGGGGCTTTTTTGTTCAGTCGGAGACCACATGTAGCTTTCTCTGTCTTGTTTCCATTGACAAAGGTTGCTGTATACTCAATCTTATTGTAGTTCTGCTTCCCGGTTCTCCAGAGGACTTGCACTGCCTCAGAGGGGTGAATCAGAAGCACAGAGACCTGCACCTCCCCAGGCCAGAACAAAGTGAAATGCACACGGTAGGAGCCATTGTGGAAGTCAGTGACATCTCCTGATGCAGACGCCTGAAGTTTGGGAGAGTGAATCCGAGCCAGAATGAAGTCTCCTCCATAGGCCTTTGGTCGCCCCCTATAGTCTCTCATCTCCACCAGCACATTCAGTGTGTCTCCCACACAGAACTGGTCCCTGGGCTGCTTCAGTCTGGCCACACTGTGTCGGGCACTGGAAGAGCTCTGGAAAGAGGTGAAGTTGGTGGCTGTTGGGAAATTCCCCCTTAAGGAGGAAATTACGTCCTCTACTGTCATCTCTCTGTATGGTGTAACAAATAGCTCCTGTAAAAATGgtagaaacaaatttaaaaagtaatgtcATCATTTACATATGTTTTTGTAATCAATACGAATGTGTCTAAGTTGAAACAGTGAATTGTATAATAGTGAAGCAAACCATAACATTTGTCTAAAGCTTGTTTCATTATCTTGCCATCTATACCCCAATGAATAGGACAGTATCCTGTTTCACTGAGTGTGCTGGGCGAGACTGTAATGTTTCTATGTCATAACGCCTTTGGCATGAGAAATTACAGTCTGTACCTCagtcatgtgtgtgtggtcaggttTATTTTGGTTCTGAAGATCCAAAAAAGCCTGGAGTAAGAAAGGGAAGGTTTTGCTTTAGTCTGGATACTGTCCATATAATTTCAGAATTTTAGTCTCTCTCTACTACAGTGGCACCTACAGtcacatttatgaaatgcacaaacacactcataacactcatgcacgcacacacacacacacacacacacacacacagagagagagataaaatgTGCACTGAAAATTAGATTTAGTTGGTAGTCATGTACAGCCAAAAATTAagcctgtatatatatatttttttttgcaaaggaaTTAGAattatttaatgacatttataGAGTAATTGTGAGACatgcatgaatatatttattagAGTTAGAGTTGAGAATTTATTTATTAGAGTTATTAGAAAGTAAGTTGGtatttctgttgttctgttgaaaatttttaaaagaaaaaacgtGATGACTGTGCTTGAACACTCTAACACTGATTCAATTATTCATTGTTACACAAAAACCGAAAGATTGTGAAATTGAATGGAAActattcaaaaaagaaattgaaCAGTTATTACCATTATTGAAGTCCATTTaaccattttggaaaaatatagaaaaagaaacatcatgcaacacagagaaatgaaggTAAATTTCTTCACTGAATAGTTACATCCCCATCTCACAAAACTAGACCCCTCTGTTGATGGATGGTCTGGTTTAGAACTCTGTAAAACAAGTAAACAGACAGACTTATTTCATCAGTTACACCACTGTAAAAATTACTATAAAATATCTATCTATGTTGCAAAATAGGCCATTGTGGCATGATGCtacatttgtttatatttgtagccatatttgtttgtatatattgtataatatttgTTGTGTAAGTACTACAACGGAATAATTCTACTAGCTTGACAAATGGTGTCAACAGTTATTAAAGGAATTAAATTCCTAATTTGtcaattaaaattacaaatattatgGCTCTGGAGTAGGTCAATGGTCAAGGAGTTAGCTTTGaacacaagctgagctctacagcctaGGTTCTATTCCAAGCCATGTCATTGACAATGACCACAAGCctacagtggcagaacaaattggctttgttcctcCAGGTggtaggggtgggtaggtcagccagggtttgtCCATCTCACCACACACTAACAACCCCCACTGATCACTTGGCCACTTACAGATTGCTTGTATGAAGCTTCACATGAAATGTCTTCCTTCAACTCATGTCTGTGCAAGATTGGCAAGGagactgtggtgtgaaaagaagcagtgcTTGAAAGCACCTGTTTCATGTTTGTGGCGATGAGTAGCTTGTCTATGCTACAGCTGGACACTCCAAATGAGGAAGAAAAGCATTTGGCAAGTCAAGTTTAAATTGGATTGAACAATTATGATAATAGTGATTATGACTATCCATTCATCACAGTCCTGAAATATCacataagaaaatgaaaattaggACACCTAAAgttttcaatgtaattatacttgTAATTATATGGTAAGATAATTTTTTGATGGGTCATTGTTAAATTTCTTTTATaagcaaaatgtgaaaaatattcaaaattataggtaaaatgcattattttattatgcaacACCAGTTCCTGCTTTGATTGAGTTTTTCTCTTTAACTATAGAAATACAATTACCATGATTCCTGAAGAGGTTCCCCGAAgaggaaaaataacacagagactaaacattaatattttaaatgcatccCCATCTCACACAACATGCCCTCCTTGGTCAGTGTTTGGTCTTGTGTGGTGTTCTGTAAAATAAGTGAATAAAGCAGAGAAGAGtaatgaataattgaaaaatTCTACCTATTGcaccttttaaaatgcattgtttagCTATTGTCTCTATATTTGCAACACATAAGTAAGATAAACTTTTACAGttataacaaaacaataaattaatatttagaAAGTAAAATGAGTATTAGATTATATATACTATTTATATAATTATGCAAAATCATATTTCTCATGAAAGTTGGGGGCAGggtacacacctacacacaaacatttttacatactgtaatgtAGCTAGAAGCAGTCTCTTGCCAAAGGGATAAGAGTAAGCTAAGGTGACCATAACCAAAACAGCATGTCAGTTTTTGCTGGTACGCTGGTGTGCTGTTCTATGACTTGACAGGAAATGGTGGGAGATAGGGACAGTGACACTGAGTCTGTGTAAGAGAGGACTGATTGTTTAAAGAAGTGAAAAAGTTAAATGGAAGACTCAGAGAAATTTGGGTGAGGTTGATAAAAGAGTTCAGAAACCAAAACCATCTATATCTCAGAGG belongs to Megalops cyprinoides isolate fMegCyp1 chromosome 5, fMegCyp1.pri, whole genome shotgun sequence and includes:
- the LOC118777405 gene encoding NXPE family member 4-like isoform X3, translating into MFSLCVIFPLRGTSSGIMSSKPDHPSTEGSSFVRWGCNYSVKKFTFISLCCMMFLFLYFSKMVKWTSIMAFLDLQNQNKPDHTHMTEELFVTPYREMTVEDVISSLRGNFPTATNFTSFQSSSSARHSVARLKQPRDQFCVGDTLNVLVEMRDYRGRPKAYGGDFILARIHSPKLQASASGDVTDFHNGSYRVHFTLFWPGEVQVSVLLIHPSEAVQVLWRTGKQNYNKIEYTATFVNGNKTEKATCGLRLNKKAPLCEYKDEEEGEYFACVQPPTLPCSSLNTIASHNTPGPFLTKDETRLLAKTNVGLQIKHNIRPVRVINCSGISLFATAAHRPSEKCVPGMKSPFPSGYFFANRWFSSFCQIGPFLSEDAINRCLTGRRLHVRGDSTAHQWVSYLGEKLGLTLKKSPIAWMPFLAFDDHRNITIQWKKHNPPWIIAHHISTKEFVYISRDLDSLDVGEASQDAVVIGIGQHFRAFPLEFFIHRLLNIRRAILRLQARSPQTQVFIKLENNREFSSVILRLSDWYGHMQNLAQRKVFGDLKVGLVDAWDMSVAANTFSVHPNKIVVSNEVAVALSYLCHNL
- the LOC118777405 gene encoding NXPE family member 4-like isoform X1, which translates into the protein MKQVLSSTASFHTTVSLPILHRHELKEDISCEASYKQSSSKPDHPSTEGSSFVRWGCNYSVKKFTFISLCCMMFLFLYFSKMVKWTSIMAFLDLQNQNKPDHTHMTEELFVTPYREMTVEDVISSLRGNFPTATNFTSFQSSSSARHSVARLKQPRDQFCVGDTLNVLVEMRDYRGRPKAYGGDFILARIHSPKLQASASGDVTDFHNGSYRVHFTLFWPGEVQVSVLLIHPSEAVQVLWRTGKQNYNKIEYTATFVNGNKTEKATCGLRLNKKAPLCEYKDEEEGEYFACVQPPTLPCSSLNTIASHNTPGPFLTKDETRLLAKTNVGLQIKHNIRPVRVINCSGISLFATAAHRPSEKCVPGMKSPFPSGYFFANRWFSSFCQIGPFLSEDAINRCLTGRRLHVRGDSTAHQWVSYLGEKLGLTLKKSPIAWMPFLAFDDHRNITIQWKKHNPPWIIAHHISTKEFVYISRDLDSLDVGEASQDAVVIGIGQHFRAFPLEFFIHRLLNIRRAILRLQARSPQTQVFIKLENNREFSSVILRLSDWYGHMQNLAQRKVFGDLKVGLVDAWDMSVAANTFSVHPNKIVVSNEVAVALSYLCHNL
- the LOC118777405 gene encoding NXPE family member 4-like isoform X2; this encodes MKQVLSSTASFHTTVSLPILHRHELKEDISCEASYKQSSSKPDHPSTEGSSFVRWGCNYSVKKFTFISLCCMMFLFLYFSKMVKWTSIMAFLDLQNQNKPDHTHMTEELFVTPYREMTVEDVISSLRGNFPTATNFTSFQSSSSARHSVARLKQPRDQFCVGDTLNVLVEMRDYRGRPKAYGGDFILARIHSPKLQASASGDVTDFHNGSYRVHFTLFWPGEVQVSVLLIHPSEAVQVLWRTGKQNYNKIEYTATFVNGNKTEKATCGLRLNKKAPLCEYKDEEEGEYFACVQPPTLPCSSLNTIASHNTPGPFLTKDETRLLAKTNVGLQIKHNIRPVRVINCSAAAHRPSEKCVPGMKSPFPSGYFFANRWFSSFCQIGPFLSEDAINRCLTGRRLHVRGDSTAHQWVSYLGEKLGLTLKKSPIAWMPFLAFDDHRNITIQWKKHNPPWIIAHHISTKEFVYISRDLDSLDVGEASQDAVVIGIGQHFRAFPLEFFIHRLLNIRRAILRLQARSPQTQVFIKLENNREFSSVILRLSDWYGHMQNLAQRKVFGDLKVGLVDAWDMSVAANTFSVHPNKIVVSNEVAVALSYLCHNL